CAGCTTGTCCTTCGTACCGAGCGCGCGGCACAGCGAGTCATAGACGATCCAGCCCGCGGCGAGGAAGCCGAGCGCCGAGAAGATCGCGACGACCGGACCCATGTCGAGCACGTTCTTGTCGATGAGATACGTGTTCGGCGCCATGAGGTACAGCACGGTGAAAAGCGACGCGCCCGAGAGCCACGTGGTGTACGACGGCCACTTCGACCAGTGCAGGTCGTCGGGCATTTCAGGCGGCGCTACGGTGTACTTCTGCATGTTGTAGAAGCCGCCGCCGTGCACGTGCCACAGTTCGCCGAACACGCCGCGGCGGCGCTGGTTCGGGTCCGTGGGCGGTTTGAGGCTGTTGTCGAGCGCGACGAAATAGAACGACTCGCCAATCCAGGCGATCGCCGCGATGACGTGGAACCAGCGCAGTGCGAGGTTCAGCCAATCGGTAATAAAGCCTTCCATGAAACGTCTCCAGTCCTGATGCATGGCGCACGCGTTGGTTCGCACGCGCTAACTGCGGGGTATGAGCGCGCCACATCGCGTTAGGGCCGCCGGACGACCCATGGCGCTGCCGCGCTGCCGTTGTTGTTCGAATGACCTTGGGCTCGATGAATCGGGCTTGAATGTCGCCCGCAATGCCCTATGAGAATGTGTTGCGGTGCTCGCTCAGCTGCCCCGATAGGTGCTGTACGACCACGGCGAAACGAGTAGCGGCACGTGGTAGTGCGAACCGGCGTCGGCGATGCCGAAGCGCAGCACCACACGGTCGACGAAACGCGGCTCGGGCACGCTCGCGCCGAGGGCGGCGAAGTAGTCGCCGGCGTGGAACACGAGTTCGTATTCGCCTTTGGCGAGCGCCTCGCCTTCGAGCAGCGGCGCGTCGCAGCGGCCGTCGTCATTGGTGGTCACGGTCTTGAGCGCGCGGCGCGCGTCGCCCGAGAGCG
The Paraburkholderia acidiphila genome window above contains:
- the uraH gene encoding hydroxyisourate hydrolase, with translation MGKLTTHVLDTANGRPGAGIKVELFALSGDARRALKTVTTNDDGRCDAPLLEGEALAKGEYELVFHAGDYFAALGASVPEPRFVDRVVLRFGIADAGSHYHVPLLVSPWSYSTYRGS